In one window of Ruminococcus albus AD2013 DNA:
- the groL gene encoding chaperonin GroEL (60 kDa chaperone family; promotes refolding of misfolded polypeptides especially under stressful conditions; forms two stacked rings of heptamers to form a barrel-shaped 14mer; ends can be capped by GroES; misfolded proteins enter the barrel where they are refolded when GroES binds), with translation MAKQIIYGEEARKALQAGIDQLADTVKITLGPKGRNVVLDKKYGAPLITNDGVTIAKEIELEDAFENMGAQLVKEVATKTNDAAGDGTTTATLLAQALVREGMKNIAAGANPMILKKGMAKAVETAVEAIIANSKKIEGSKDIARVGAVSAADDTIGQLIAEAMEKVTADGVITLEESKTAETYSEVVEGMQFDRGYLSPYMVTDTDKMEAVLDDALVLITDKKIGNMQDILPLLEQIVKMGKKLLIIAEDVEGEALSSLILNKLRGIFTCVAVKAPGFGDRRKEMLQDIAILTGGEVISTELGMELSEATLEQLGSARQIVVQKENTIIVGGAGESENIKARIHQIKGQIETTTSDFDREKLQERLAKLSGGVAVIKVGAATEVEMKEKKMRIEDALAATKAAVEEGIVAGGGTALINAMPKVKELVEGLEGDEKTGAQIVYKALEEPLRQIAANAGEEGSVIIDNIVRSGKVGYGYNAYSDEYVDMIPAGIVDPTKVTRSALQNAASVAAMVLTTESLVADKKDPAADAAMAAAAAGAGGMGGMY, from the coding sequence ATGGCAAAGCAGATCATTTACGGCGAAGAAGCCAGAAAAGCACTGCAGGCAGGTATCGACCAGCTGGCTGATACCGTTAAGATAACACTGGGACCCAAGGGCAGAAATGTAGTTCTCGATAAGAAGTACGGCGCTCCACTCATCACAAACGACGGCGTTACAATCGCAAAGGAGATCGAGCTGGAAGACGCTTTCGAGAATATGGGCGCTCAGCTGGTAAAGGAAGTTGCTACAAAGACCAATGACGCAGCAGGTGACGGTACCACAACCGCAACTCTGCTTGCTCAGGCGCTGGTACGCGAGGGCATGAAGAACATCGCTGCAGGAGCTAATCCTATGATCCTGAAGAAGGGTATGGCTAAGGCAGTTGAGACCGCTGTTGAAGCTATCATCGCTAACTCCAAGAAGATCGAGGGCAGCAAGGATATCGCAAGAGTCGGTGCAGTTTCTGCTGCTGATGATACCATCGGTCAGCTGATCGCTGAGGCTATGGAGAAGGTAACTGCTGACGGCGTTATCACTCTGGAAGAGTCCAAGACAGCTGAGACTTACAGCGAGGTTGTTGAGGGTATGCAGTTCGACAGAGGATACCTCAGCCCTTACATGGTAACAGATACCGATAAGATGGAAGCAGTTCTCGATGACGCTCTCGTTCTTATCACAGATAAGAAGATCGGCAATATGCAGGATATACTCCCTCTGCTGGAGCAGATCGTAAAGATGGGCAAGAAGCTCCTCATCATCGCTGAAGACGTTGAGGGCGAGGCTCTGAGCTCACTGATACTCAACAAGCTGAGAGGAATCTTCACTTGTGTTGCTGTAAAGGCTCCCGGCTTCGGCGACAGAAGAAAGGAAATGCTCCAGGATATCGCTATCCTGACAGGCGGCGAAGTAATCTCCACCGAGCTTGGCATGGAGCTGAGCGAAGCTACTCTTGAACAGCTGGGTTCTGCAAGACAGATCGTTGTTCAGAAGGAGAACACCATCATCGTTGGCGGCGCAGGCGAGAGCGAGAATATCAAGGCTCGTATTCACCAGATCAAGGGCCAGATCGAGACCACAACTTCCGATTTTGACAGAGAGAAGCTTCAGGAAAGACTGGCTAAGCTTTCCGGCGGTGTTGCAGTTATCAAGGTCGGTGCTGCTACCGAGGTCGAGATGAAGGAAAAGAAGATGCGTATCGAAGATGCTCTGGCAGCTACAAAGGCAGCTGTTGAAGAGGGGATCGTAGCAGGCGGCGGCACAGCACTCATCAATGCTATGCCTAAGGTTAAGGAGCTTGTTGAAGGCCTTGAGGGCGACGAAAAGACAGGCGCTCAGATCGTATACAAGGCACTTGAAGAGCCTCTGAGACAGATCGCTGCAAATGCAGGCGAAGAGGGCAGCGTTATCATAGATAACATCGTTCGTTCGGGCAAGGTAGGCTACGGCTACAATGCATACTCTGATGAGTATGTTGATATGATACCCGCAGGTATCGTTGATCCTACCAAGGTTACAAGAAGCGCACTCCAGAACGCAGCTTCCGTAGCAGCAATGGTACTGACTACCGAGAGCCTTGTAGCTGACAAGAAGGATCCCGCAGCTGACGCAGCTATGGCAGCAGCCGCAGCAGGCGCAGGCGGAATGGGCGGTATGTACTGA
- a CDS encoding cytidine deaminase: MENKELLELAIEAAQNSYCAYSGFSVGAALLTEDGRIFTGCNVENSSFSLTICAERTAIFKAVSEGCKKFKAIAIVGGAEGNFSHPCCPCGACLQVMSEFCDDDFSIILTNGEFTLGEFLPMRFELN; this comes from the coding sequence ATGGAAAACAAGGAACTTTTGGAGCTTGCCATCGAAGCTGCGCAGAATTCCTACTGCGCGTATTCGGGTTTCTCGGTAGGGGCAGCACTTCTTACCGAGGACGGCAGGATATTCACAGGCTGCAACGTTGAAAACAGCTCGTTTTCACTGACAATCTGCGCTGAAAGAACAGCGATATTCAAGGCAGTGTCCGAGGGCTGCAAAAAATTCAAAGCAATAGCCATCGTCGGTGGTGCGGAGGGCAATTTCAGCCACCCATGCTGCCCCTGCGGTGCTTGCCTGCAGGTTATGAGCGAATTCTGCGATGATGATTTCTCTATCATACTGACAAACGGAGAATTCACACTCGGTGAATTCCTGCCCATGCGCTTTGAACTTAACTGA
- a CDS encoding cysteine desulfurase family protein has translation MIYLDNAATTKPCEAAKAGVMKGLEVYGNPSSLHRCGLDAELLVTDARTVIAESLGCLAEEIFFTSGATESSNTAIFGAYKSQGKRKHRVVTTTIEHPATARPIDELERLGCEVIRISPDENGIISAEAVADAVNEDTFLVSMMLVNNETGAVLPVSKAFNAIHRRFPKVITHCDCVQGYMKLPIKTKTLGADLISLSAHKICGPKGVGALYIRKGLHIPALLMGGGQEKNMRSGTESVPLICGFGEAVKHYSKNVAERLENAKKLESLLFELCEKNGGIGINFRGEKSPYVTSITVDGLKSEVLLHYLEKRGIFVSSGSACSKGKKSGVLAEFRIPVQAMDTTLRISFSPDTTEEDLHGLMEGISAAQSELARLK, from the coding sequence TTGATATATCTTGATAATGCCGCTACCACAAAGCCCTGTGAAGCCGCAAAAGCAGGGGTGATGAAAGGGCTGGAGGTGTACGGTAACCCGTCATCACTGCACCGATGCGGACTTGATGCCGAGCTACTGGTGACTGACGCGAGGACAGTGATAGCCGAAAGTCTGGGGTGTCTTGCTGAGGAGATATTCTTCACATCGGGGGCTACCGAGAGCAGTAACACCGCAATTTTTGGCGCATATAAATCTCAGGGTAAGCGCAAACACAGGGTGGTCACCACAACGATCGAACACCCCGCTACAGCACGCCCCATAGATGAGCTGGAACGCCTTGGCTGCGAGGTAATACGCATATCGCCTGACGAAAACGGAATAATATCCGCAGAAGCTGTGGCAGATGCTGTAAATGAGGACACATTCCTTGTCAGCATGATGCTGGTCAACAATGAAACGGGTGCGGTTCTCCCTGTGAGCAAGGCTTTCAATGCGATACACAGGCGTTTTCCGAAGGTCATCACTCATTGCGACTGCGTTCAGGGTTATATGAAACTGCCGATAAAGACTAAGACCCTGGGTGCTGATCTTATCTCACTTAGTGCCCACAAAATTTGCGGTCCTAAAGGGGTAGGTGCTTTGTATATCCGCAAGGGTCTGCACATACCCGCACTGCTGATGGGCGGCGGTCAGGAGAAAAATATGCGTTCGGGAACGGAGTCTGTTCCGCTGATTTGCGGCTTCGGAGAAGCGGTAAAGCATTACTCGAAAAATGTCGCCGAAAGACTGGAAAATGCCAAAAAGCTGGAATCTCTGCTGTTTGAACTCTGTGAAAAGAACGGCGGGATAGGCATTAACTTTCGCGGAGAAAAATCTCCTTATGTTACAAGCATAACGGTAGATGGTCTTAAATCCGAAGTACTTCTGCATTATCTTGAAAAGCGCGGGATATTTGTTTCAAGTGGTTCGGCTTGTTCAAAGGGCAAAAAGAGCGGCGTTCTTGCTGAGTTCAGAATACCTGTACAGGCTATGGATACCACCCTTCGCATCAGCTTTTCGCCCGATACCACCGAAGAAGACCTGCACGGTCTGATGGAAGGTATCTCAGCTGCACAAAGCGAACTGGCAAGGCTGAAGTGA
- the thiI gene encoding tRNA uracil 4-sulfurtransferase ThiI, which produces MKEIILCKYGEIALKGLNKSTFESMMVKTIKRRLASAGEFRVTKSQSTLYVEPLGENPDVDEFETRLSKVFGIVKLCRSGAIEKDLKAICEQAPEYLAEVLEGARTFKVNARRADKKFPQKSPEICSELGGAILDRFPHLEVDVHDPEITVTVEVREDYAYVHSDPVDGAGGIPVGSSGRAMLLLSGGIDSPVAGYMMARRGAVVEAIHFEAPPYTSDRARMKVETLAKLMTAYCGDVKFFCVPFTEIQELLRDNCPEELFTILMRRLMMEIAQRICEKDGDIQALVTGESLGQVASQTMYAMVCTDAACRMPVFRPCIGMDKSEIVEIARKIGTFETSILPYEDCCTVFTPKHPKTRPSLAEVEKAQASFDFEPYIQKAVENTSVTLIKNR; this is translated from the coding sequence ATGAAGGAAATAATTCTTTGCAAGTATGGCGAGATAGCCCTCAAGGGTCTTAACAAAAGCACTTTTGAGAGCATGATGGTCAAAACGATAAAGCGCAGACTGGCTAGTGCGGGAGAGTTCAGAGTAACTAAATCGCAGTCAACTCTGTACGTTGAACCTTTGGGAGAGAATCCCGATGTTGACGAGTTTGAGACCAGACTTTCCAAAGTATTCGGCATAGTAAAGCTTTGCAGAAGCGGCGCTATCGAAAAAGACCTGAAAGCAATATGCGAACAGGCGCCCGAATATCTTGCTGAAGTGCTGGAGGGCGCAAGAACTTTCAAGGTAAACGCAAGACGTGCCGATAAAAAGTTCCCTCAAAAGTCGCCCGAGATATGTTCCGAACTTGGTGGGGCTATACTGGACAGATTCCCCCATCTGGAAGTCGATGTGCATGATCCCGAGATAACTGTTACCGTTGAAGTTCGTGAGGATTATGCTTATGTTCATTCCGACCCCGTTGACGGCGCAGGCGGAATCCCCGTAGGTTCAAGCGGACGTGCTATGCTGCTGCTTTCGGGCGGTATAGATTCCCCTGTTGCAGGCTATATGATGGCTCGTCGCGGTGCGGTTGTGGAAGCTATTCACTTTGAGGCTCCGCCTTACACCTCTGACAGAGCGAGGATGAAAGTTGAAACACTTGCAAAGCTTATGACTGCTTACTGCGGAGATGTTAAGTTCTTCTGCGTGCCCTTTACCGAGATACAGGAACTGCTGAGAGACAACTGTCCTGAGGAGCTTTTCACAATACTCATGCGTCGCCTTATGATGGAGATCGCACAGCGTATATGCGAAAAGGACGGCGATATTCAGGCGCTTGTTACTGGCGAGAGTCTTGGACAGGTGGCAAGCCAGACAATGTATGCGATGGTGTGCACCGATGCAGCCTGCCGTATGCCCGTGTTCAGACCCTGCATAGGTATGGATAAATCCGAGATAGTTGAGATCGCACGTAAGATCGGCACTTTTGAGACTTCCATACTGCCTTATGAGGACTGCTGCACCGTATTTACACCCAAGCACCCCAAGACAAGACCCTCTCTTGCTGAGGTGGAAAAGGCGCAGGCAAGCTTCGATTTTGAGCCTTATATACAGAAGGCAGTCGAGAACACCAGCGTTACTCTCATCAAAAACAGATAA
- a CDS encoding CinA family protein, which translates to MNFAEDYKVVTETIDIVTASVVKYMIKNSVTMSTAESCTGGMVAEYITAVSGASAMFKGGVCTYTEDIKMKVLGVKKETLEKFTVYSSEVASEMSKGAMALFGTDCAVGITGLAGPSGGTEEKPVGTVYVSVRYKDKELSRVLKLYEEYEKLDRGSIRRLTVLKTMQMICELCGIQISQGDHNDGNV; encoded by the coding sequence ATGAATTTTGCGGAAGACTACAAAGTGGTAACAGAAACTATTGACATTGTTACAGCGAGTGTAGTAAAATATATGATAAAGAATTCGGTCACTATGTCAACAGCCGAGAGCTGTACAGGCGGAATGGTGGCTGAATATATCACCGCAGTGTCGGGGGCGTCTGCAATGTTCAAAGGCGGCGTCTGCACCTATACCGAGGATATAAAGATGAAAGTTCTCGGCGTTAAGAAAGAAACGCTGGAAAAATTCACTGTCTATTCTTCCGAGGTAGCAAGTGAGATGAGCAAAGGTGCCATGGCACTCTTTGGTACTGACTGCGCTGTGGGCATAACGGGTCTTGCCGGACCCTCGGGAGGCACCGAAGAAAAACCTGTCGGAACGGTATACGTTTCGGTAAGGTACAAAGACAAGGAATTGTCGCGGGTGCTGAAGTTGTATGAAGAGTATGAAAAACTTGACAGAGGATCAATAAGAAGGTTAACTGTGCTGAAAACTATGCAGATGATATGCGAGCTTTGCGGCATACAGATAAGTCAAGGAGATCATAACGATGGCAATGTTTAA
- a CDS encoding class B sortase produces MAMFNETANLKERDDSNFFLRFVKYFIPWKGDKANEIVRKVAFCASIVLFSMSLNELSDYLGASREKQKSYIQKVVVEYEPKFDDNVNYDANNGGDDYDASNPEASAQKLKLQDWAKPLLKRNKDVIGWIKIPGFTDYSGEEYINFPVLKGEDNDYYLYKNLDKEYYESGSIFIDSASVMDENGQTDNITVFGHHMGYVGTSFTHLSEYEQGVDFLKKYPIIEFNSIYESGRRYAIISCFAINTEPEDDGGDAWYYVLCRDFNDDDNKFEDWYDQVSKRSWYSSDIKCTEDDKYITLSTCSKLLKDLRWVIVAKKLTAEDNIDHIVKSYKERPDKEIYYPKYWRDHYGSKKIYQGWEY; encoded by the coding sequence ATGGCAATGTTTAATGAGACTGCAAATCTTAAAGAGAGAGATGATTCAAATTTCTTTCTGCGGTTTGTAAAGTACTTTATCCCATGGAAAGGTGATAAAGCTAACGAGATAGTCCGAAAAGTCGCGTTCTGTGCATCGATAGTACTCTTTTCGATGTCGCTGAACGAACTGAGTGATTATCTGGGCGCCAGCCGTGAAAAGCAGAAGTCCTATATACAGAAAGTTGTGGTTGAGTACGAACCCAAGTTCGATGATAACGTCAACTACGATGCAAATAACGGCGGCGATGATTACGATGCATCGAACCCCGAGGCATCTGCGCAGAAGCTGAAGCTTCAGGATTGGGCGAAACCATTGCTGAAGCGCAATAAGGACGTTATCGGATGGATAAAGATACCCGGCTTCACCGATTACAGCGGTGAGGAGTACATAAACTTCCCCGTTCTGAAGGGCGAGGATAATGATTACTATCTTTACAAAAATCTTGATAAAGAGTATTACGAGTCGGGCAGCATATTTATCGATTCTGCCAGCGTGATGGATGAGAACGGGCAGACCGATAACATTACTGTGTTCGGTCATCATATGGGTTATGTGGGTACAAGCTTCACTCACCTGTCCGAGTACGAACAGGGTGTGGACTTCCTGAAAAAGTATCCTATAATCGAGTTTAATTCCATATATGAAAGCGGACGCAGATATGCGATAATCAGCTGTTTTGCGATAAACACTGAGCCCGAGGATGACGGCGGCGATGCATGGTATTATGTTCTCTGCCGGGACTTCAATGATGATGACAATAAGTTTGAGGACTGGTACGATCAGGTGAGCAAAAGATCCTGGTATTCAAGCGATATCAAGTGTACCGAGGATGATAAGTACATCACTCTCTCCACCTGTTCAAAGCTTCTGAAAGACCTCAGATGGGTAATAGTTGCGAAGAAGCTTACAGCCGAGGACAATATCGACCATATCGTAAAATCCTATAAGGAAAGACCCGATAAAGAGATATATTACCCCAAGTACTGGCGAGACCATTACGGAAGCAAAAAGATATACCAGGGCTGGGAATACTAA
- a CDS encoding class B sortase, giving the protein MAMARGSANFNDNEGSNNTGGVIRYFIPWKGDKSSEVVRKIVFIASVGLFCVSLGQLKSYLNTTNGERSRAHGLVEQYEPKFDENVDYEANTGSDDIDIADPDESYKKREVQKWVKDKKLLDRNDDVVGWIKIPGFKDSDGDAFMSFPVLQGKNNDEYLYKDIDGNYYESGSIFADSWSIISKERQSDNITIFGHHMGWLGTSFTHLSEYEQGADFLKDHAVIEFNSIYESKCKYAIVSCFMINTDAKDDNGDLWEYIGYRDFNDEQYRFDEWYDEITRRSWYSSDIKCTEDDKYITLSTCSKLVEEGVRWVIVAKKLTPDDDIDAIKASYKERADKDIYFPKIWKDIYGNKTVYKGWEY; this is encoded by the coding sequence ATGGCAATGGCAAGAGGATCAGCAAATTTTAACGATAACGAAGGATCTAATAATACCGGTGGTGTGATACGATACTTTATCCCCTGGAAAGGCGATAAAAGCAGCGAGGTAGTCCGCAAGATAGTTTTTATAGCTTCGGTAGGACTTTTCTGCGTATCACTGGGTCAGCTGAAAAGCTACCTTAACACCACAAACGGAGAAAGATCGCGAGCGCACGGTCTCGTTGAACAGTATGAGCCAAAGTTCGATGAAAATGTGGACTATGAGGCAAATACAGGCAGCGATGATATAGATATTGCAGACCCCGATGAATCTTACAAAAAGCGTGAGGTACAGAAATGGGTCAAGGATAAAAAGCTTTTAGACCGCAATGATGATGTTGTGGGCTGGATAAAGATACCCGGATTCAAGGACTCCGATGGAGATGCATTTATGAGCTTCCCTGTTCTTCAGGGCAAGAACAATGACGAGTATCTTTACAAAGATATTGATGGTAACTACTATGAATCGGGCAGTATTTTTGCTGACTCATGGAGTATTATCAGCAAAGAGCGACAGTCCGATAATATCACGATATTCGGCCACCATATGGGCTGGCTGGGCACAAGCTTCACTCACCTGTCCGAATACGAACAGGGCGCGGATTTCCTGAAGGACCACGCGGTGATCGAGTTCAACTCGATATACGAGAGCAAGTGCAAATACGCCATCGTCAGCTGCTTCATGATAAATACCGATGCAAAAGACGATAACGGCGATCTCTGGGAATACATAGGCTACAGAGATTTCAACGACGAACAGTACAGGTTCGATGAATGGTATGACGAGATTACAAGGAGGTCATGGTACTCAAGCGATATTAAGTGTACCGAAGACGATAAGTATATAACCCTCTCCACCTGTTCAAAGCTTGTGGAGGAAGGAGTAAGATGGGTAATAGTCGCTAAGAAGCTGACACCCGATGATGATATCGACGCTATAAAAGCTTCCTACAAGGAAAGAGCGGACAAGGATATCTACTTCCCGAAGATATGGAAAGATATCTACGGGAACAAAACAGTCTATAAAGGCTGGGAATACTGA
- a CDS encoding cell wall hydrolase has product MKQKRSRAAKRNSAKPSVRKVGTLLGSSALCVLTVGTISVCGLLGRNAGAEAEIGRETKAANVNTTDTARDEGAYTALDTVTWRKASINEYEFGEVSAPETTAVTEAGKKTSSSRTETTTSATEKKTSKESVKAETEQKTKNKVKSISKTFLYVESPVNLRAEPSKSAEALEVLDTDTRVVVDGCTDDGVWYSVRHGEIKGYAMAEYFTGKTPDSKKTEEKKDKESDEKEDKTVIKLEDKDSKNTVISYTDDEFEMLCYVLQGEVGNCSEASKIAVANVIINRVKSSQFPDTISAVLTAPEQFDAIYGYYYGTTVPTQNTRDCALRALQGEDNTNGATYYYAPRYCGGATSAWFETLQFCLEVDGQRYFKNW; this is encoded by the coding sequence ATGAAGCAGAAAAGATCAAGGGCTGCTAAACGGAATTCCGCGAAGCCGTCCGTGAGAAAGGTCGGAACTTTGCTTGGAAGCAGCGCACTGTGCGTACTTACTGTAGGTACAATAAGCGTATGCGGACTGCTTGGCAGAAATGCAGGAGCAGAAGCAGAGATCGGCAGAGAAACAAAGGCTGCGAATGTAAACACCACCGACACAGCGAGAGATGAGGGTGCGTATACCGCACTGGATACCGTCACATGGAGAAAGGCGAGTATCAACGAGTATGAGTTCGGAGAAGTTTCCGCTCCCGAGACCACTGCGGTAACGGAAGCAGGCAAAAAGACAAGCTCTTCCCGAACTGAGACGACAACATCAGCCACGGAGAAAAAGACAAGCAAAGAATCGGTCAAGGCTGAGACCGAACAGAAAACCAAAAACAAGGTCAAAAGTATTTCCAAGACCTTCCTTTATGTTGAGTCGCCCGTAAATCTCAGGGCAGAACCCAGCAAAAGCGCGGAAGCACTTGAAGTACTCGACACAGACACAAGGGTCGTTGTTGACGGATGCACCGATGACGGTGTGTGGTATTCGGTAAGACATGGCGAGATAAAGGGCTATGCGATGGCTGAGTACTTTACGGGTAAGACCCCCGACAGCAAAAAGACCGAGGAAAAGAAGGACAAGGAGTCCGACGAAAAAGAGGATAAGACCGTTATCAAGCTTGAAGACAAGGACAGCAAAAACACCGTCATCAGTTATACCGATGATGAATTCGAGATGCTGTGCTACGTTCTTCAGGGCGAAGTAGGCAATTGTTCCGAAGCGAGCAAGATCGCAGTTGCTAACGTTATCATCAACAGGGTAAAATCGAGCCAGTTCCCGGACACTATCTCGGCAGTGCTCACAGCTCCCGAACAGTTTGATGCTATCTACGGCTACTACTACGGAACTACAGTACCCACGCAGAACACAAGAGACTGCGCGTTAAGGGCACTTCAGGGTGAAGATAACACCAACGGTGCTACTTACTACTACGCTCCCAGATATTGCGGCGGTGCTACCTCAGCATGGTTTGAGACCCTGCAGTTCTGCCTCGAAGTCGATGGTCAGAGGTATTTCAAGAACTGGTAA
- a CDS encoding SpoIID/LytB domain-containing protein, which translates to MSKTKDENNSKASVGRQLAAHIRMLVTGVAVTGGCGLLMLTDSAFNPAKRVEAKETVRSAVVQKAEKPAPKPVEKKTIPAAEPKQETKKAEAEPTVKKMTFPKYKKAAISDYDMSAAETKCKGFKVNSPAITDPDDFTVPFPEQDTLIYYPEKAAPQKLTATRSVAGEYFRVHDENSGSTVVMNGHELLCLMVNNEIGDSWDDDAIKAQIVAAYSHLRFNQEHGLTPTIGLRYGYSSKLESIVESVEGQAMHYDGEIINAVYSASSAGYTTTAGDIWSMDYPYLKCVESEFDDQDVNWGIEKTYTRSQVKSMLEGRFGITLSEDQTKWFTIDRAYSVVYIDTVTIDGRDNCKLTGNQLCNMMGLKSNAITIKYKDGEFTFTSCGWGHGVGMSQWGAHYYAENGWTYDQILTHYYVDAKLELSKPAEGSEEPPKDNSSDTTNTNTAAADDNTGYTAPQTDYGYSDGTSQWSDYSASDDQWSSDTTYTSDATYDNGGYDNGGYYDNSTDWSYDQNGGY; encoded by the coding sequence ATGAGCAAGACTAAAGACGAAAATAACAGCAAGGCATCTGTCGGAAGACAGCTTGCGGCACATATCAGAATGCTTGTAACAGGCGTTGCCGTCACAGGCGGCTGCGGACTGCTGATGCTGACTGACAGCGCTTTCAACCCCGCAAAAAGGGTAGAAGCGAAAGAGACCGTAAGATCTGCCGTGGTACAGAAAGCAGAAAAACCTGCCCCTAAGCCTGTCGAGAAAAAGACAATTCCTGCGGCTGAACCCAAGCAGGAGACTAAAAAGGCAGAAGCTGAGCCTACTGTAAAAAAGATGACTTTCCCCAAGTATAAAAAAGCAGCCATAAGTGATTACGATATGTCGGCTGCCGAAACAAAGTGCAAGGGATTCAAGGTCAACAGCCCCGCTATCACCGACCCCGACGATTTCACGGTGCCTTTCCCCGAACAGGATACGCTTATCTATTATCCCGAAAAGGCAGCTCCACAGAAGCTCACCGCTACCAGAAGCGTGGCAGGCGAGTATTTCAGGGTGCATGATGAAAATTCAGGCTCTACCGTTGTTATGAACGGTCATGAACTTCTCTGCCTGATGGTCAATAACGAGATAGGTGATTCGTGGGACGACGATGCGATAAAAGCGCAGATAGTCGCTGCATATTCTCACCTGAGATTCAATCAGGAGCACGGTCTGACACCTACCATAGGTCTCAGATACGGCTATTCCTCCAAGCTGGAGAGCATAGTCGAATCCGTTGAAGGTCAGGCTATGCACTATGACGGCGAGATAATCAATGCTGTGTATTCAGCTTCAAGTGCGGGTTATACTACTACCGCAGGCGATATCTGGAGCATGGATTATCCCTACCTTAAATGCGTTGAAAGCGAATTCGATGACCAGGACGTAAACTGGGGCATCGAAAAGACATATACCAGATCACAGGTCAAGTCCATGCTTGAGGGTCGCTTCGGCATCACTCTCTCGGAGGATCAGACCAAGTGGTTCACTATCGACAGAGCATACAGCGTGGTTTATATCGATACCGTCACTATCGACGGCAGAGATAACTGCAAGCTCACAGGCAACCAGCTCTGTAATATGATGGGTCTTAAATCCAATGCCATCACCATAAAGTATAAGGACGGCGAATTCACATTCACCTCCTGCGGCTGGGGACACGGTGTCGGTATGTCACAGTGGGGCGCACATTACTACGCCGAGAACGGCTGGACATATGACCAGATACTGACCCACTACTATGTTGACGCTAAGCTGGAACTCTCCAAGCCTGCAGAAGGCTCGGAGGAACCGCCGAAGGACAACAGCAGCGATACCACGAATACAAATACCGCGGCTGCTGATGACAATACAGGCTATACCGCACCGCAGACCGATTACGGTTACAGCGATGGCACTTCGCAGTGGTCGGATTATTCCGCTTCCGATGATCAGTGGTCTTCGGATACGACCTATACATCTGATGCCACCTACGATAACGGCGGTTATGATAACGGTGGCTACTACGATAACAGCACAGACTGGTCGTATGACCAAAATGGGGGTTATTAA
- a CDS encoding Maf family protein, with protein MMEYDVILASASPRRKELMQLICPSFRVIPADCGEAVPEALSACDVPGFLSFQKCKCIADVYQKAVVIGCDTVVTTADGEILGKPKDKEDAARMLRLLSGRMHTVDTGVSISYKGHTDTFTETTKVWFKDLTDEEIEDYINTGEPMDKAGAYGIQGEGTLLVDKIEGDFFNVVGLPVSKLAIKLHEMLD; from the coding sequence ATGATGGAATATGATGTGATACTTGCATCAGCATCACCGAGAAGAAAAGAGCTTATGCAGCTTATATGTCCGTCATTCAGGGTGATACCCGCCGACTGCGGAGAAGCAGTCCCCGAGGCACTGAGTGCGTGCGATGTTCCCGGTTTTCTGTCATTCCAGAAGTGCAAGTGCATTGCCGATGTATATCAGAAAGCTGTCGTTATCGGCTGTGATACTGTAGTTACCACCGCTGACGGCGAGATACTTGGAAAACCCAAGGACAAAGAAGATGCGGCGCGTATGCTCAGACTTCTTTCGGGACGTATGCATACCGTAGATACAGGAGTATCCATCAGCTATAAGGGTCATACCGATACCTTTACCGAAACTACAAAGGTCTGGTTCAAAGATCTTACCGATGAGGAGATAGAGGATTATATCAATACGGGCGAACCGATGGATAAGGCTGGCGCTTACGGCATACAGGGCGAGGGAACGCTTCTCGTGGATAAGATCGAGGGCGATTTCTTCAACGTTGTTGGACTGCCCGTATCCAAGCTTGCGATCAAGCTGCATGAAATGCTGGACTGA